The Anguilla anguilla isolate fAngAng1 chromosome 4, fAngAng1.pri, whole genome shotgun sequence genome has a window encoding:
- the LOC118226442 gene encoding E3 ubiquitin-protein ligase RNF13-like produces MLLSLGMQIHTIFIMQLFVFLHLLPVEADISAYSFDNRTENFADLPARFGFRLPSEGLKGLLIGARPENGCEPMDPPPPPRDNVTGTFIVLIRRYDCTFDVKVLNAQKAGYKGAIVHNVNCSDLISMESNDSDVLKQIHIPSVFVGEDTANALKEEYTYEKGGHVILMPDFSLPIEYYLIPFLVIVGICLILIFVFMITKFVQDRRRTRRSRLRKDQLKKLPVHKFRKGDAYDVCAICLDEYEEGEKLRVLPCSHAYHCKCVDPWLTKTRKTCPVCKQKVVPSRDDSGSDSDEAESSRGEENEEASESTPLLRSPASSGPARSFGVAAGSPSRRGWDAEASGYEGEETDSGSEDDDDAGGGEGGGDGVAVETVVVVQLQRSRPEGLATDA; encoded by the exons ATGCTGCTCTCCCTGGGGATGCAGATCCACACCATCTTCATCATGCAGCTCTTCGTCTTCCTCCACCTACTGCCCGTGGAGGCTGACATCTCCGCA tactcGTTTGACAACCGAACGGAGAACTTTGCGGACCTGCCGGCGAGGTTTGGGTTCAGGCTGCCCAGCGAGGGGCTAAAG GGCCTCCTGATTGGCGCCAGGCCCGAAAACGGGTGCGAGCCCATggacccgccccctcccccacgggACAACGTGACCGGGACCTTCATCGTGCTCATCAGGCGGTACGACTGCACCTTCGATGTGAAG GTCCTGAACGCCCAGAAGGCTGGTTACAAGGGGGCGATTGTCCACAACGTGAACTGCAGTGATTTGATCAGCATGGAATCCAACGACT CGGATGTTTTGAAACAAATACACATTCCTTCGGTTTTCGTGGGTGAAGACACGGCAAACGCCCTCAAGGAAGAGTACACGTATGAGAAAGG aggtCACGTGATCCTCATGCCAGACTTCAGTCTGCCCATCGAATATTACCTCATCCCCTTCCTCGTCATCGTGGGCATCTGCCTCATCCTCATCTTCGTTTTCATG ATCACCAAGTTTGTGCAGGACAGACGCAGGACCCGGAGGAGCCGCCTTCGCAAGGACCAGCTCAAGAAGCTGCCCGTTCACAAGTTCAGGAAAG GGGACGCCTATGACGTGTGCGCCATTTGCCTGGACGAGTACGAGGAGGGGGAGAAGCTGCGGGTGCTGCCCTGCTCACATG CCTACCACTGTAAGTGCGTGGACCCCTGGCTGACCAAGACCAGGAAGACGTGCCCGGTGTGCAAGCAGAAGGTGGTGCCGTCGCGGGACGACTCCGGCTCCGATTCGGACGAGGCGGAGAGCAGCCGCGGGGAGGAGAACGAGGAGGCGTCGGAGAGCACGCCGCTCCTGCGCTCCCCGGCCtcctccggccccgcccgctcCTTCGGCGTCGCCGCCGGGTCCCCGTCCCGCCGCGGCTGGGACGCCGAGGCCTCTGGGTACGAGGGCGAGGAGACGGACAGCGGCAGCGAGGACGACGATGACGCCggcggcggggaggggggcggggacggcgtcgccgtggagacggtggtggtggtgcagcTGCAGCGGTCTCGGCCCGAGGGCCTAGCGACCGACGCCTGA